In Solimonas sp. K1W22B-7, the DNA window TGCATGCCCTCTTTCTGGCCGGTCTGGATGGCCGAGTACATCTGCGCGATCTTGGCCTCGCGGATCAGGTTGCGGATGGCCGGGTTGCCGATCATGATCTCGTGCGCCGCGACACGGCCGCCGCCCTTCTTCTTGAGCAGGGTCTGCGAGATCACCGCACGCAGCGATTCGGACAGCATCGCGCGCACCATTTCCTTTTCCGCCGCCGGGAACACGTCGATGATACGGTCGATGGTCTTGGCCGCCGACGAGGTATGCAGGGTACCGAACACCAGGTGTCCGGTTTCCGCGGCGGTCAGCGCCAGGCGGATCGTTTCCAGGTCGCGCATTTCGCCGACCAGGATGACGTCGGGGTCTTCACGCAAGGCCGAGCGCAGCGACTCGTTGAAGCCCAGCGTGTCGCGGTGCACTTCGCGCTGGTTGATCAGGCACTTCTTCGACTGGTGCACGAATTCGATCGGATCCTCGATGGTGAGGATGTGACCGTACTCGTTCTCGTTGATGTGGTTGACGATGCCGGCCAGGGTCGTGGACTTGCCCGAGCCGGTCGGGCCGGTGACCAGCACCACGCCGCGCGGATACTCGGCGATGTCCTTGAAGATGGACGGGCACTTGAGCTCCTCCAGCGACAGGATCTTGGAGGGAATGGTACGGAACACGGCGCCCGAGCCGCGCGCATGGGTGAAGGCGTTGACGCGGAAGCGCGCCAGGCCGGGGATTTCGAACGAGAAGTCGGTTTCGAGGAATTCGTCCCAGGCCTTGCGCTGCTTGTCGTTCATGATGTCGTACACCATGTCGTGGACCTGTTTGTGGTCC includes these proteins:
- a CDS encoding type IV pilus twitching motility protein PilT — encoded protein: MDIAQLLTFSVKQGASDLHLSAGVEPMIRVDGDVKRINLPPLDHKQVHDMVYDIMNDKQRKAWDEFLETDFSFEIPGLARFRVNAFTHARGSGAVFRTIPSKILSLEELKCPSIFKDIAEYPRGVVLVTGPTGSGKSTTLAGIVNHINENEYGHILTIEDPIEFVHQSKKCLINQREVHRDTLGFNESLRSALREDPDVILVGEMRDLETIRLALTAAETGHLVFGTLHTSSAAKTIDRIIDVFPAAEKEMVRAMLSESLRAVISQTLLKKKGGGRVAAHEIMIGNPAIRNLIREAKIAQMYSAIQTGQKEGMQTLDQCLKDMVKRGIVGLEEARIKSADPRNFTVN